A section of the Primulina eburnea isolate SZY01 chromosome 1, ASM2296580v1, whole genome shotgun sequence genome encodes:
- the LOC140824367 gene encoding uncharacterized protein: MEKNCQKRRQPLVSDSVIARLMGIDELPHQQPLHKYQRVLSHGYVCKSASVGIRQGSSLRIGRSRETNNEMLQGVKRACRVKIFEDKNHFVPDKHTPKNTRTVKMVISNEKPAVVPLSNSTSRASHEDRKAIVTNGKHGAPGNVLRYLQKLDNSSSTDQSLATVYTNDFFTIQSDVIDKSYVSPCVRRCTPKLEKTTNYCGVAKLDLLSRSEIRESLRPESGNHCDLAYKGLFDNDMEPLRRSFFDRNRTTNRTSRQRRCRSNLQDLSRPASEDQNYLENKSQAFFPSCPGVYYHRKFNNSSRLLLYKSSLGQETFKKNYERQKIKKEIEKIEVSGRGQTHVKMEALCTQSCKQSRNFDSTSLLDIGHIKVWEKDRSGNLHHSESETTKESLSAGNGGKMDKEQDILKNRSGSGCDLLSSPVMSSSMLRIATSVEISSCYSSSKCSENNTPGAYAKTNQDKMEGSSENDWCREIKLAPGVSRPSNLSLQHTTNDALADVEAFNGGVFSNIIGDQQPESNSGFFSVKDASSSYSQEASTGEICWSMRSSNATWELQIFAQIRFR, from the exons ATGGAAAAGAATTGCCAAAAGAGACGGCAACCACTTGTGTCTGATAGTGTCATTGCTAGATTAATGGGCATTGATGAACTGCCCCATCAGCAGCCCCTCCATAAATATCAAAGAGTACTATCTCATGGGTATGTCTGTAAGTCTGCTTCTGTAGGCATACGACAGGGAAGTTCACTCCGTATTGGACGTTCAAGAGAGACAAATAATGAGATGTTGCAGGGAGTGAAGCGTGCCTGCAGAGTAAAAATATTCGAGGACAAAAATCATTTTGTTCCCGACAAACACACACCTAAGAATACTAGGACGGTAAAAATGGTCATCTCAAATGAAAAGCCTGCAGTTGTTCCGTTGTCAAATTCAACATCTAGAGCCAGCCACGAGGACAGAAAAGCAATTGTTACAAACGGCAAGCATGGTGCCCCAGGGAATGTCCTAAGATATCTTCAGAAACTTGACAACAGTTCTTCTACTGATCAAAGCCTTGCTACTGTTTACACAAATGATTTCTTTACAATCCAGTCTGATGTGATAGATAAATCCTACGTTTCTCCTTGTGTTAGAAGGTGTACACCAAAGTTAGAGAAGACTACAAATTATTGTGGAGTTGCAAAGTTGGATTTACTTTCTAGATCAGAAATCAGAGAGTCATTAAGGCCTGAAAGTGGAAATCATTGTGACTTGGCATATAAAGGACTGTTTGATAATGATATGGAGCCACTCAGGCGTAGCTTTTTTGATCGTAATCGAACTACGAACAGAACATCTAGACAACGAAGATGCAGAAGCAATTTACAAGATTTATCAAGGCCAGCAAGTGAAGATCAGAATTACTTAGAAAACAAGTCTCAGGCGTTCTTCCCTTCTTGTCCAGGTGTCTATTATCATAGGAAGTTCAATAACAGTTCACGTCTTTTATTATATAAGTCCTCTTTGGGGCAAGAAACATTTAAGAAAAATTATGAAAGACAGAAGATAAAAAAAGAAATTGAAAAGATTGAAGTTTCTGGGAGGGGCCAAACTCATGTTAAAATGGAAGCTTTATGCACTCAATCCTGTAAGCAGAGTAGAAATTTTGATTCTACTTCTCTTCTAGATATCGGCCACATAAAAGTTTGGGAGAAGGACCGCAGTGGAAATCTTCACCATTCTGAATCTGAAACAACTAAAGAGAGTCTTTCTGCTGGGAACGGTGGCAAAATGGACAAGGAACAAGATATCTTGAAAAACAGAAGTGGGAGTGGCTGTGACCTACTTTCTTCTCCCGTTATGAGTTCCTCCATGTTACGGATTGCAACTAGTGTTGAGATATCGAGTTGTTACTCTTCTAGTAAATGCTCAGAAAATAATACCCCTGGTGCATATGCCAAAACAAATCAGGATAAGATGGAAGGTAGCTCTGAGAATGATTGGTGCAGAGAAATAAAACTTGCTCCTGGTGTTTCAAGGCCGTCAAATTTATCTTTGCAACATACAACTAATGATGCGTTGGCTGATGTAGAAGCATTCAATGGAGGGGTCTTTTCTAATATCATTGGGGACCAGCAGCCAGAATCAAATTCTGGTTTCTTTTCAGTGAAGGATGCATCTTCCTCTTATTCTCAAGAAGCTTCCACTGGAGAG ATTTGCTGGTCGATGCGATCTTCCAACGCT